The Sebastes umbrosus isolate fSebUmb1 chromosome 1, fSebUmb1.pri, whole genome shotgun sequence genome includes the window cccttgacctctgacctccagatgtgtgaatgtaaatgggttctatgggtacccacgagtctcccctttacagacatgcccactttatgataatcacatgcagtttggggcaagtcatagtcaagtcagcacactgacagctgttgttgcctgttgggctgcagtttgccaagtgagcatattttttatgctaaatgcagtacctgtgagggtttctggacaatatttgtcattgttttgtgttgttaattgatttccaataataaatatatacatacatttacataaagcagcatatttgtccactcccatgttgataagagtattaaatacttgacaaatctacctttaCGATACAttctgaaaaaattaaatatgtgcgattaatttgcgattaatcacgattaattatttGAATTGCTTGATAGCCCTACTAATAACACTAAATAAAGTTAGACATCATCACAAAATAGTGGTAAATGTGGATGAAGAAGTTATTCCTCTGCAGTTGGTTTTCTGATACCAGCTGGTTCTTTTAAGAATTGTTTTCTCCAGTCACAAATCCACTGAGTGAGTCTGGGAATGTTTCTGGTCTTTTTTGTTGCAGATGTGCCCTCTGGTGGCCAATGCAGTATCTGATCTGAACCCTCAGTTGAAAACTCTGAATGGTAAAACATAGTCTTTATGTCAAATATTTGGATGTTTCATTGATGCTGAATATATGAGAGACTTTCTACCTAACTGCAGTTTTAGCCAAGGTGGACCAGTATGCAGAGATTGAATATTCCATGGTGTCATCGCCCACAGTGTCAAACTCTTGTATTGACTTCAGCTTGAAGGTAAAGTGTATATCATTACACTGTACATTTTATATATCTGAAGCTTCAGTTTAGttataaagaaacaaacaatcaTGCTCATGTCCCAACTTTTCTgtctctgcttttctttgtcatttagGGTGAATTTTACAACATCGGGAAGCATCAGGAGCCTCCGTTCTCCCCCGCAGCCTTCTCCCTGCCGCCCCAGATCAACAACATGTTGTATATCGGCGTGTCTGCCTTCACCATCAACTCTGCAGCCTTCGTCTACAACACAGTTGGAGCCCTCAGCCTGTACATCACTGATGACATGGTGAGCTGCAGCCTCCTGATTCCCTCATCGGTCTACTTTCATGACGTCACAGTTTACACgaacaaaatattcattttttttgcccTCATTaccgaaaaagacaatattcctactaagctgtttatatggctgatgaaaatgaatattccaataatattcctgtttacatgcagacgtgcatactccgattaatgTAATCGGTGGCGGACTTGTTTGACAGTGCGAAcgcagcctccctctttcattaaTGTTACTTCAACCaacttcttgaaaaggtcggcgtaGTGATATTTGAGCATaaccaaaaacctgttgatatccaagtctttcgcaatgtttaaaagtagatgTTTCTCCTTCTCACTAgagcagcccagtcgcacagcagttcatgaaatagtcatgaaattcaACGTATTGATTCACGTACGTAGACAagaatttcacattttcgtgatggtcagcacaaaatcagttcgtatgtaatccacataattgtgaaccgggaagtataaagagtggcaaATGCAGCGTAGGGAGGACGTCGAggttggtcaaaaaacacaggactttcgcccaggagaccagtgtgaAACCTCAAgccaaagttgatttatttgtcacgtgacTTCCGTACCTAAGttacccaaaccacaatcttttcctaaacctaactaagtaattttgttgcctaagcctaaccaagttgatcttttcctaagcctaactaagttgtttaattttgaaaagaccagaccggaaattgacacgtgcaccACATGTTACTGGACATTCGCAGGAAAACACActcaaaatacattgttgaaagtcgcgCTGAGCGTcgcaaaaaaaaggaaattcatgtctatgtacaaaaattaaatagattaattttcgtgactatttcgctaactgccgtgagactgtgttgaccCAAAACGTAGGCTTTTCTTTTGTGCATGCATCTCTGGAAACTGTTGGCtcgttggtttgtgtacaacgtaCAAAGCTGGCTGTAAACGGGCACGAGGGCGTTTGTCGCAACCTGCCGTTTAAAAACCCCAAGTGAGATGCATAATCCgaatgcgctgtatacatgtccaaagaatgctcctaaaaccatataacacatgtcttaatcggaaaatgctccaatAGGAAttaggcctaattcagaatatccaaacagaatatcctgtttacatgacccataTCAAATACTGAATAATAGTGgtatattagtgtgcatgtaaacgtagtcactgaTCTACAACCTTCCTGGCTCTGTCACAACAGATCCCACAAGCATCTCCCATCCGACTCAACACCAGAACTTTTGGAGCCTTCATCCCGCAGGTGACAAACACATTCCACTGATTTTGTAAGAAGCATTGTCTTCAGTGGCATTTTGTCAGCTATGTATGGGTGTATTTTCAGGTTGCCAAGCGTTTCCCAGGACTGATGATGAAACTGCTGGTGAAGACGGTGAAAAACCCTGTCGTCACTTTTGAACCCAACAACGTGACAGTTCAGGCCACTGGCACAGTGACGGCCTACGCTATCCAACCCAACACCACACTTTCACCGCTCTTTGTCCTAAACTTGGTAGGTTAGCCATCTggtatgataaaaaaaaaaaagccatttgtGTGGTTCGGAGAAGGTAACTTTCTCACAATTTTGTCTTTACAGGAGACGAGTGTCAGCGCCAAAGTGTTTGTCAGTGGAATGAGGCTGGCCGGAGCTGTCACCCTAAACAAGTGAGTTACTAAAACATCACTACTTGTTCTCAGAAGAGAAAAATGGGGCCAAAAGGTCCtggtagaaaatgaaaatcacagTCTAATTTTGCCTAATTTGCACAGAATGGCTCTGACCCTGGGGACAAGTTATGTGGGAGAGTTTCAGGTGAGAACTGTCTTCTAACACGAGTCACAGTGTGCACCATCATTACCAGCATAAcaaactaaccctaaccctaacctgcaGGTCAGATCCCTCGACAACATCTTCCAAGTGGTCCTCAAAGTTGTTGTGATACCTATACTGAACGGTGAGttcttgcatttttcagtttctACTCAATGTCATGTACTGtaatctgcagctcctctcggCTTTACGGAGCTTAAAAATGAGTTTCAGCTCAGTGTTTAGCTGTCTGGcgcacaactttactgtttcagttcactctcactgctcttaTATCGTCGTTttcaggggggaaaaaaacaatctacactacctgctcagcatataacagcagacagacacagctaGACACTagtgggtgaacatagtggagcatttagcagctaaaatgATAGACTTTTTCCCCTCAGGAGTTAcaagagaccaaaaacagagctagaagagagtgaatattggacttacattcatcaggtggccagataTGTGACTccaaaatgaatgataatgttgttccataactgctggatgtgtaaataactGTTCATCATGTAATGTCAATATTgttttcacaacttgtttctgctgtccccaagtggccaaaaaaatcagttattgcatGTTTAACtaaaaacagaaagacaaacTTGGTTGCCCTTTTTAAACAACTTCGTATTTAttaacatcatatttatattttgtcctTTTCATTGTAATTATATTGAACCATTAATTGTCCTCTTATCTTCAAGTTCATTTTGATCTTGTGTTGtactttttgcatttattttttatgtttatctACTATTTTATGAttcttgttttatgttttatgtttactTTGAGCTGCATTTAATGCACAACATGCGCTATATAATTAAAACTCAATATAAAACCCCTGCTAATAATATCACTATGTTTGGATTTTTGTGACTAGTTCATCTAAATGTATGAATTTTGCTTCATAGTTCAACTTGCGAAGGGATACCCACTTCCTACACTTGGAAAGATGAAGCTTGTGAACACTGAGCTTCAGGTCCTGAAGGTCAGAGACTGGATGTTTTCTATAAAACAGCATGTTTTTGAGctaactgcatttatttatatgacaGAGATTTTAATGTCAAAGCTGTTATTAactgctttttatattttttttattattgtttttcaaGGACTATATGCTGATTGGGACGGATGTTCAGTTCACGGGTTGAATGGCATTTCTGGAAACTCCCAGGATTCATTTCTGCACTGGGGCATGCAACCATGAAGGCAATCACAGCCAGAGTTCAACTATCTGACGGACAGATTTCAAAGAACAAACTGAATGATGCACAAATATTACTTCTAAGAGAAATGCAGATCTCCTGTTTGTATTTGGATATCACCTGaggtttttatcatttttctgttctttatactatttttcttttctttttttttacttgtttttttacagacCAAGTTTTCCATATAAAATGCGATGGGGGCAGTGAACCTTTCCAACAGGGTTACTGCAGTCGTGTCACTACAGGACAGTCTGCAGGAAACGGTTCACTGTTGTCACCAcaatcatctttttttaaataaaatgctcCTTCCAAAGCAAATCACAGCACTTTCTACTGCTGACTTTAGGAAAAATAATTTCTCAAAGTTTCTGACCTGCTAGCTTACAGAGCGATTCTACAAATGTGCTGATCGTTGACATTTTTGCTGCAGTTTGGAGAGTcccataaaaaaatacaatgacatCAATCAAGcaacatacaaaacaaatcaGTCACTGTTGTATGTATTAAACAATTTACATCAACCAAACCGGTGTCAGCATCTTAAAGGGGTAGTGTGGATGTTTTgaggtggggttgtatgaggtacttatccatattcagtgtatcacctacagtagatggcggtcagcacgccccagtttggagaaacagaagaGAATGTTCTAGCTGCAGAGCTCCAGGTTCGGGCATATACCTCCTCCGTCGGACCCTTTCCGGTCCGGAGCTTGGATGATGTCTGAAATTAGGTACGCCAGAGACGAAGACGATCATCAGGGTACGATAGCATGCGTTAAATAGTTTGAATAAGCCACACAACCTCCACAAATAACACCAAGGTAAACTATACAACGTCAATATTTCCATATAACTGTAACTTAGCatagctagctaacattagcaaacTCATTACTATAAATTAGTTATACTGAAATATGAAGGTTGTATTTTTACCTTGGTTTTATTGGAGGAGGTTGTGTGGTATggatggaagaagtactcccacaaaatactcaattaaaactcaataaaagcacagaagtatcatcagcaaaatgtacttgaagtatcaaaagaaaaagtactcagtatgcagaatggctcctttgAGTGTTAAATTATTATGGaatattatattgttttgtttttatcacatAAAAAATACACGCAAGAGCATTTTAATATTGTAGTTCATCAATGTGGAGCCAATTTGAGATACTTTGTATACAACTGGGTAGAttatagtactactactgcacCATATCATATAagcatattgtgtttttatataagaAACTAGTAACCTTaggtgtcaaataaatgtagtggagtaaaaagtacagtatttgcatAAAATGGCAATACtcaagtatgtcaaaattgtacttaagtacaatacttgagtaaatgtgcttAGTTACATTTCATCACTGAATGGAAgtgataaaatgtaaatatatgctcagttctttatttattaacaataagcgcaataaaacaatacattgcACAATATAACACAGTGGCATGCAACCGTTTTTTATTGATAAGGAAGCGCGATAAACGCGTAATTTTCCACCATGAGTCCGAGCGATGGAGGTGGGTCCCAGCGCCAGAGCTGCCCAAGTCTGGAGCTCTGCAGCAGGATGCTAatcaaacagacaggagcaccagcacaggagcaaagcaatgtactgctgtagcagcaaaacgtattttagtcacctaaaaaaatctgtttatgtTGTGTATAGAGTGTTTTCGCAGAGTTACCGCACCGTCTAACAGctctttctgacggggaactgaagccgttatttatgctctcttcaaagccaccaggctcctctgacaaaaacagtaatttcacctctcagaacacaggagttgctgatcTGCCGCTGCCTCGaacggttagtttgtttgtgttattgtgtgactttggtgaatctgaactaaacatttaaaacaccaaagtctcacaataacacaaactaactaacctattcaggcagcagtagaccaacaacccctgtgttctgcaaggaaaacattttgtcaaaggagtctggtggcattgaagagagcatagatggatataatggcttcagttccccgtcagaaagggttgtctgatggcaaggtaaagcagtgaaaatgttccttattatagagtacacttaaactgatattgattttttaaagttgacctttttttaggtggctaaaatacattttgctgctgcccgcgtccacagcagtacattgctttgcctCTGAGCcgttactcctgtctgcttctccaaactgggggcgtgccgaccgtcatctactgtaggtaatacactgactatggataagtaccctCATACAACCCCGACTTccaaacatccaaactatccttttaagcAGTTCAAcatgtacatacacatactgaCTGTATAAATAACATATCCACACAGTCCAGTGTGACAGTAAGATGACCAAAATTCCCGTAAAAACAGTCTCCATGTGTCTTCACAGTCATTCAAGAGAAGAAGGCAGTGTTCTAGTTTTCCCCCAAACAATaacagtttgtttcctgtgacGTCACCTGAGTCAATCAAGGGCACATTTCAATCACAGTTGTGTCTGTGGCCACATGTTCTTCAAACTGGTGCCTTGGCAGAGTCTCATAGTGCTTCACTGTGCCTCTCAGAGAGCTGTGACTGAGGGCTCGGCCTCTCAGGCTCTGGGAGTTGGCCGACAATATCTATATGAAAGACACACAACATCAAAGAATGAATGATTGACGGATGAACTCTTTGAAAGTACCAGATAATGCCTTAAAGCTCTTGACTGTGAGGATTGTTGAAATGATATCCTCCTGCCATTGACTGGCAGGAAACCGTTTTTTCACGCTTTTATCTTGCCCCCTTTTTTATGATGATTACATGATTGTATTAAGTGTCTATATCTAAACACCTGCAATGGATTTTTCAATAAAAGATGAGTATAGAGACACTTCCAAACTTgagaaacatgtttttcatcTCCATCTTTAAGTAAATGTTCCCAACATTTGAAATAGAGTCTGACCATTAACTGGATTTATGAGAGCGATAGCAATATTGATATTTGAAATAACAATACATCAACttatatttttcaacataaacacacaatttaaacaaacatttaaagacGACGATGGGGGAGAACCAGGGTGCTGGAATTTATCAATACAAcgttcacgtcctttttgtaaaataattagtgaactgttcatCATAACTATaattgtgaacaaatataataaatgaaacATTAGTTAAacgttttctgaatctgcttataaaatatgattttacaagGCAatcatttccagaagaattaaatgttcagatgaaggctgtggtatgtgtaaataataaaataatcataatagtggtacaaaattatgtaaaattgcaCAGTTTAGGTCAAAAACCTTAtatatctcctagtatcttttatttcccgtagaaattcagaatgtgtttcatcatcctgctgcataatatgtaggagcatcctgactgggacactgctcctaaaacctgaatgatacccgactataggctacaaataacacaggacaGCACACAATCTATTAACACTAAATAATATACAAACACATCCTATAATGTTCCACTTGGATTATTATTGAAATATTATAGGCCttctatagaagatgcatagccctattataataatatagcaataaaatcacaactgATTAAGACTGACAGAGTATAGCATgcataaagaaataatgaataaacataACCAGGAATAAGTCGCAAGAGGTTGCTGATACTGGCCGATgcacacgccaacatgtgaataagacaGTACtagcacttatttttttcccacttcaTCACTGTTTTCAGTTTAAATTTGGTtattaaagaatgaaaaagatATGTACTGACAGTGAGTGGGACACTTacgttgaaaaataaatatgtcagtGCTCTCTGATGGAAATACTATGCAACAgtgacaatgtttttttttaaacatttctgtactgcaacttttttttctttatttatcagcCAACATATACCAATATATCTGTAAATATCTACTAATTATATCGGCCATATCAGCTATGCTCCATTTTGAAGAAATTGTAAAAATGTGATGAGTCTTTAAAGATGTACTATGTGTATGTACCTCCACCAGGACATAGTCTCCAGCATTGACCGATGCAGTGTTGGATTCTGCCGGCTGAGCAGGAACATCCTCTTTGGGGAAAATCACTTTGGTATTGCCATCAGTTCTCCCACACAGGTCCTTGGCAGATCTTTTACTTTCCTGCATAAAAATGGAAACCAGAGATGAGCAGTGTTACCTGGTAATAGGTTATGACAAACCAATACAGTGGTAAAGGACTACAACTTTCATCCACGGTGTTACACATTACGAATTCAATTTCTGTATTTCTATAGGAGACAATCAATCTTCTCCCCCACATATTGGAATGAGTTTAAAGTATCAACACGCCTAAGAGTCTCTAGAGCCATGCTAGTAGCTCTGTGAGGCCACACTTAGGCACAGCGATGCTTTGAGCTAAGTACTATTGATACCATGCTAACATGGTGATGCTGAGCAAGTGTAATGTTTCCCATGTTCacaatcttagtttagcatgttagcatgctactATATACTAAttataacaaaacacaaagtgcagaggatgatgggaatgtaattagcgttgcaggtatttggtcatgaaCCAGAGTTTTGGAAAATCTTAAATTTAGACTTGATGATGGTGCTAAATGAGTTAAGGGGTTGCTGcatttattacaattcatcctgaggtgGACATGattgtctgtaccaaatttcattgcaagtcatccaatagttgttgaaacatttcacttaaaaccacagaggaaaagtcaggggatcacttGGATTCATCCTTTGGGAATCATGAATGTTTgtggcaatccatctaatagttgttgagatatttcagtctgaaccaaagtggttGACCGACCAACAGACCCACATTGATCAAGCCATCCCTAGAGCAAcgccactagcatggctaaaaacaatGAAACTATGATCTTCCATTACTCTTTCCTCAAAGATTAGCCAGTGCCATCTCAATCTAAGCTATCTTTAGAGAGGCAGCAGcatctttgttgttattttgagAGGCAAATTAATAAAAGCAAACTTCCCATTCTCATGTTTAGGGTAATACACTTAGGTATAATATCCATTCATGCGTATCCTTTGAAGGATGTGCCAGTCATGTGCTCAGTACTCACCCCCTCCACCAGGATCAGCTGTGTGCTGCCAATGAGAGCAGCGTTGACCCTCGCGGCTTCCTCTCTGAATACACGGATACACTCCTccagcctctgctgcttcacCTTAGCTGGCACGTCATCTTGTAGCCGATGGAAGGCGTGGGTTTTCTGAAGTTGCAAAAAGAATGTAAAACTAGATCATTTATGGGTGACTGAAGAGAACACTTCAGatacagaattaaaaaaatacagatttgtaCATTATAAGCCCACAAGAGCTCACCTTTCTCATACTGTAGGCAAACAGGAATCCCACGTTGTAGCCCACCTCTCTGATCAGAGACAGAGTCTGCTGGTGGTCGTCGTCTGTTTCACCACAGAAGCCTGAGATGAAGTCACTGCTGAGACTCACccctgacacacaaacacataattaaTCATGTGGTTCATGTGCTAATACTTGGATCATTGTTTTG containing:
- the LOC119491662 gene encoding bactericidal permeability-increasing protein-like, coding for MVLCCWLALVALIPMTLSINPGVKVRLTGKGLEYGRQLGMASIQQKLKTIKVPDISGKEKVSPVGKVEYSLTNMQIVDVGLPKSALDLVPGTGVKLSIGNAFLRMHGNWRVKYLRIIKDRGSFDLNVNDLTITTTIAIKSDETGRPVVSSVNCAATVGSAKIKFHGGASWLYNLFKKFVDKAIRNALQKQMCPLVANAVSDLNPQLKTLNVLAKVDQYAEIEYSMVSSPTVSNSCIDFSLKGEFYNIGKHQEPPFSPAAFSLPPQINNMLYIGVSAFTINSAAFVYNTVGALSLYITDDMIPQASPIRLNTRTFGAFIPQVAKRFPGLMMKLLVKTVKNPVVTFEPNNVTVQATGTVTAYAIQPNTTLSPLFVLNLETSVSAKVFVSGMRLAGAVTLNKMALTLGTSYVGEFQVRSLDNIFQVVLKVVVIPILNVQLAKGYPLPTLGKMKLVNTELQVLKDYMLIGTDVQFTG